The genomic interval GATATATATAGCAAATCCCCAAATTAAAAGATTGATACCTTGCTCTAAACTATTTTTGTTGATATCTTGCATAAAAGAGTTAAAAGCTAAAGCTGGTAAAGATGCGGATAAGATAACATCACTTAATGTTTTAGATGTACCATCTTTTAAAACATTAGTTTTTCTAAGATAAAATCCAAAAAGAATGATTAAAACAGATGAAGATATAGCACCAACAATACTATTATTCTTCAAAATACTTGAAATAATTTCACTGAAATTCATAAAATCCTCCTAAAATAAAATTTAACAATTAAGTACTCATTAATTAATATAAGTCCTTTTGAAAAGATTTACAATTTTTTAAACTTTATAAATAGTTTTTTAACTTTTTTAAGTAGAAAAAACTAAAATTGATAAAAAAATAGACAAAAAAGTTATCTAAATTTGTATAATAATTAATTGTACTAACTCTTTTTTATATGTTAATATAACAGTTATGAAGAGATTAAATTTTAAAAATAAAATAATGATTTGGGTTTTAATAATAAATTTAATACCCCTGATTTTTTCATATGCAATATTTTTTAATGAAAAAATAAAAAATGATGAAAATAATATAACAAAAAATCTTTTGGAAGCAGCAAAAGTTGTTAGCAGTAGTAATGAAATAAGAAAAAATTTACAATTAAACTATAAAGGTGGTGAGATTGAAAAAAAAGTTGATTCTCTAACAGATATTTTTAGAGATATAGATATTATTGTAGTTGCAAATATAGAAGGGATAAAATATTCTCATTTAGATAAAAAGCAGATTGGACAAAAATTTGTAAATCCAGTCCAATGGAATGATATAAAAAGAGGTGAAGGATATTTTTCTAAAATGATGGGATCTATGGGGATTACCTTTAGACGATTTGAACCTATATATGATGTACAAAATAAAGAAGTTATAGGATTTGTAATGGTAGGGAAATATTATACTGCAATTTCAGATATGAAAAAAAATACTGTATTAATGTTATGCTTACTATTTTTAGAAGCTTTTGGATTAGCTTTTATATTAGCAATAACTTTTGCAAATGGTGTTAGAAAAAGTTTATTTGGCTTAGATCCTGAGGAGATTGGAAGACTATATGTTGAGGAACGATTGATAATAGACAATTTAGAATCTGGTTTAATCGCTTTAAACACAAAAAATGAGATACTTAAAGTGAATAGTGTTTTTTCTAAAAAATATGGAAAGTTATCACCTAAATTAATTTTAGAAAAAGTAAGTATCTATTTAGAAAAAAAAGAAAATACTGCTCGAAATATAGAGGTTGTTATTGATAATGAGTATTACTATGTAAAAATATTACCAATATATAATTTAACAGAGTACTACGGAACAATATTACTAATAAAGACAAAAGATGATGTAAGTAGGTATGCTAGAGAGATAACTGGAATAGATCAATTAGTTGATGGAATGAGAGCAAATATACATGAGTTTAAAAATAGGTTACATGTAATTTTAGGTCTTATAAATCTGGAAAAAATAGATATGGCAAAAAAATATATTTTAGAGATACAGAACTTAAATGAATATGATTTTAAAAAATTTACAAAAATTAAGAATTCTTTTTTAAAAGCTATGTTATTGGGAAAAGATGCAATTTGCAAAGAGAGAAAAATACAGTTTATAGTTGATTCTCAATCAGAGGTTACAACTGAAAATAAAAGTCCTATAATTGAAGATATAAGTACAATAATAGGTAATTTAATTGAAAATTCTATGGACTCATTTAAAGAATTTAATATTAAAGAAAAAATAATTAAAATAAAAATTATAGAAACTGAAGATAACATTGAACTTGAAGTTTGGGATAATGGTGAACCGATTCCACAAGAATATTTTTCAAAAATATATGAAAGAGGTTTTTCAACAAAAGGAGAGTTACGTGGTGTAGGATTAAGTATTGTAAAAAATAAAATAACATTATATAAGGGAACAATTGAATTTGAACAAAATGAACAATGGAAATTCTTTAAAGTAAAGGTGGTGAAGTAGTTGAAGAAAGTTTTAGTAGTAGAAGACGATCCAATGGTAGCTATGATAAATATGGAATACATATCAAAGATATCACAGTTAGAAGTAGTTGGACATGCAGTGAATAAAGATGAAGTATTCGAATATCTAAAAAAGTTTAAAGTTGATTTAATTTTAATGGATATTTTTTTAGGTGGTGAGAGTGGATTAGAAATTTTAAAAGCTATTAGAGGAGAGGGATATACGGTTGATATTATCATGATTACATCTGCTAATGGCAGCGAAGAGATAAAAAAAGCTTTGTCTTTAGGCTGTTTAGATTATTTAATAAAACCATTTGATTTTGAAAGATTTAAATGTGCTATTAAAAAATTTCATGATAAAAATATGCTTTTTAATGAAGAAAAAATAGGACAAGAAGATTTGGATAAACTAAACTTTATTAAAAAAGAAAATTTAGAAATTTTACCAAAGGGATTAAATGAAAAAACCTTAAATGGGATAATGAATAAAATAGATAGTTTAGAGGGAAAAGAATTTAATATTAAAGAAATTTGTGAGTTAACAGAAATGAGTAATGTAACCATAAAAAAGTATTTGGATTATTTAGAAAAAATAGATTATATAAAGGAAAATATAACTTATGGAAATATAGGTAGACCACAATATGTGTATAAAAAATTATAAAATAAAAAATGCCTAGCTAATTAGCTAGGCATTTTATCTTATTATCTTATGACTGAGCATCTTTATTTTCAGTTGGTTTATTTTCTATTAAACGACTTTCATCATATTTATAATCAGCAAAATCAATTTTATAGAAAAGTGCATAGATAACAGGAATAACTCCAAGAGCTAAAACAGTATCTGTTACTAAACCAAATATAAGAACAACTGCTACTGGTTGGAAAAGTGGACCTCCAAAGAAATATAGAGGCATTAAACCAACTAATGTTGTAGCAACTGTTAGAAAAATTGGTCTAAGTCTTGATTGACAACCGAATACTACAGCATCCTGATCGCTACGACCAAGATCATCTTTTTCTATGGTCATTTTATCTACTAGGATAATAGCATGGTTAAGAACAACACCCGCTAGAGCAATAATACCAATCATTGCCATAAATCCTAAATCAGTATTAGTTAATAGTAATCCAATAGCAACTCCTAATATAGAAAGTGGAATAACAAGCATAATAGTTAAACCTTTTCTCATAGAGTTAAACTGAGCAACAACTAGGAAGAACATTCCTAAAATTGCTATTGGAACTTGTGCAAATAAAGCTTCTTGGTTTTCATCAGATGTTTGCATAATACCAGATGAATAATATTTTACATCAGGTCCCCACTCTTTAAGTTTTTCATCTAGCCAAGGCATAAACTTTTTATTAACTTCAAGAGGAGTAGTTGAATCTTTTATAGCTGCATCAATTTCAATAGAGTAAGCCATATTTCTAGTTGCAACTAAACTATCATAATATTCTAAAGATATTTTAGCAATTTGTTTTAAAGGAACAGCTTGTCCTTTTGAATTTACAAGTTCAATAGATTGGATTGAGTTTAAATCATCTTTATATTGATCAGTTCCTCTCAATACTATTGGAATAACTGTACTTTGAGGCGGAGCATCAAAGTTTCTATAAACACTAGCGTTATATCCTTGTAGAACATATTGTAAATATGTTCCAATAGTATCATTAGTAAATCCAGCCATTTGAGCTTTTTCAGTATCTACTTCGATAAATATTTTAGGAACCTCAATTCCCCAATCATCAGATACAGCATAAGTACCATCAAGAGATGTCAATTTAGATTTAACCTCTTCTGCTACCTTTTTTAAAAGTTTTATATCACGTGAAGCAAAAACATATCCTAAATCTTTAGCAAGAGAAACTCCACTACCTAATCCTTTAGAAACGACATCTATATCAGGATATTTATTTATAAGATATTGATTAATTTCTTGGCTTA from Cetobacterium somerae carries:
- a CDS encoding sensor histidine kinase, with the protein product MKRLNFKNKIMIWVLIINLIPLIFSYAIFFNEKIKNDENNITKNLLEAAKVVSSSNEIRKNLQLNYKGGEIEKKVDSLTDIFRDIDIIVVANIEGIKYSHLDKKQIGQKFVNPVQWNDIKRGEGYFSKMMGSMGITFRRFEPIYDVQNKEVIGFVMVGKYYTAISDMKKNTVLMLCLLFLEAFGLAFILAITFANGVRKSLFGLDPEEIGRLYVEERLIIDNLESGLIALNTKNEILKVNSVFSKKYGKLSPKLILEKVSIYLEKKENTARNIEVVIDNEYYYVKILPIYNLTEYYGTILLIKTKDDVSRYAREITGIDQLVDGMRANIHEFKNRLHVILGLINLEKIDMAKKYILEIQNLNEYDFKKFTKIKNSFLKAMLLGKDAICKERKIQFIVDSQSEVTTENKSPIIEDISTIIGNLIENSMDSFKEFNIKEKIIKIKIIETEDNIELEVWDNGEPIPQEYFSKIYERGFSTKGELRGVGLSIVKNKITLYKGTIEFEQNEQWKFFKVKVVK
- a CDS encoding response regulator, whose protein sequence is MKKVLVVEDDPMVAMINMEYISKISQLEVVGHAVNKDEVFEYLKKFKVDLILMDIFLGGESGLEILKAIRGEGYTVDIIMITSANGSEEIKKALSLGCLDYLIKPFDFERFKCAIKKFHDKNMLFNEEKIGQEDLDKLNFIKKENLEILPKGLNEKTLNGIMNKIDSLEGKEFNIKEICELTEMSNVTIKKYLDYLEKIDYIKENITYGNIGRPQYVYKKL